From Halorussus salinus:
ACGCCGGGCACGAGTGTTCACGAACCCACAGCGGCTTATCCGTCTTGACACCGCATGACGCGCACTCCTTCGTCGTGTCTTTCGGGTCAACAGCGACGAAGTGCGTTCCTTCGCGCTCGCACTTGTACTCGAGCATCCGCAGGAACGTTCCCCACGAGGCCCCGGCACGGTTCCGTGAGTTGCCGGGGAGTTCGACCAACCCGGCGGCGTCCAAGTCCTCGACCGCGACAAGGTCGTACTCTCGGGCGTAGTAGTTTGACAACTTGTGGAGGAAGTCTCGTCGCTTGCGCTTCAGGTCGGCGTGACGTTGGGCGACTGTCTTGCGTTGTTTCTCCCAATTGTTCGAGCCGTGTTCCTTCCGTGAGAGTTCGCGCTGTGCGCGTTCCAACCGCTCGCGCTCGTCGCTGAAGTCGGGACTCTCGATGGCGTACCCGTCGGTACCGTGGGCGTACTTCAGGATACCTACGTCGATACCGACGACTTTCTCGGGCGTCTCCGGTTTCTCGGGCGTTTCTTTGTCCACGTCGATGCCGAACGTGGCATACCACTCGCCCGTGGGTTCTTGTTTGACCGTGACCTGTTTGATGGTCGCGTTCTTGGGGATGTCTCGGTGGAGGTGAATCGGAATTTCACCAATTTTGCTCAACCACAGGACAGGCCGACCACTCGTATTCTTGAGTTTGAAGCCGGACTGGTTGTAGGTGAGCGACCGATACTCCCGAGGAGACTTCCACTTGAGCATCCCCACAGCCCGCCCATTCTCCTTCTGCGCTTTGAGTGTAGAGAGGTTCTCGTAGACGCGCTTGACGACCATCTGCAATACTTTCGAGTGAACGTCTCCGAGGTCGTCCCACCACGTTTTGAGGTCGGGAAGTCGTCCCTGTACCTCGTAGCGAGCGGGAATCTCGTCTGCGTCGTTCAGCAAGCAGAGAACGTGATTGTACAGTTGCCTACAAGTATCGACGTGGTGTAGAAGCTCCTCTTTGAGGGCCTCCGGTGGGTCGAGTCGATACTTGTAGTTGTACTGCATATTCTACTCGTCTGAACTGGGTTCGGAGACGCGAACGACTTTCACGTCGGCTCCGCGCCAGCGTTTGGGAACGATGACGTGGGCACTGTTACCCGACGGTTTTGCAGTCCCGTCGAGGACTTCTTCGCCTTCGATTTCAAATCTACCCATCGTGTTTGTATATACTATGAATATACATAAAGGTGGCGGTGGGGCTGTGGGCAGAGTGTCGCGGGTGTATGAGAACTGTGCGGCGCTGTATCCCCTCCCTACTGCGCTACCCGGTCGCTTCGCTCCCTGCGTTGCTCCTTGAGGAAGGGGACTTAGCGCCTAATCCCAGTTAAATTCGCTTTCGATTGGCGTATCGCAGAATAACACCGGTCTTCCGGAGAAATCCGGGACGAAAACTCTGTCAGTAGTATTGTTGGATGCTTTCGTGGACGCCGACGTAGTCGATGGTATCGCTGAGAGCATCAACGACGACGTCGATGGCTTGGTCAAGTTCGTATTCCTTGTATTGGCCGCCGCCTGCGCCCTCGTTGATTTCGTCTGCGGAGATGATGCCGAGCATGGCGAGACTGTCAAGATGTTCACGCACCCATCGAGTTGAGAGCACTCGTTCACCGGTCCGGTCAACGAGACGTTCGTAGCGCTCGTATACGTCGGTCGTCCGAACAGGGGTTCGGCCTTCTGCATCGAGTGTTGCCACGGCGTACGCGACGTACTGTGATTGCTCGCCACGGTCAGCAAGTCCTTTTGAAATCGTCTGTCGCTCGACAGTGCTTTTTGCTTCTTTGACGTGGTCAACTGTGACCGTGCTTTGGTTTGCATCACGGGCTAGGTCGCCAGCAACGAGAAGGTAGTCAAGTGCTTCACGGGCGTCGCCGGTTTCTTGGGCGGCATATGCGGCGCAGAGCGGGATGACGTCATCGTTCACGCTCTCGTCTTTGAATGCGACTTCTCGACGTTGCTCGAGAACTTGCCGGAGTTCGGTCGCGTCGTAGTCTGAGAACGAAAGTTCACGCTCACAAAGCGAGGATTTGACTTTCGCGGACAGTCGGTCGCGAAAAGTCATATCGTTGGAAATGCCGATAACACCAATTCGTGCGGTTTCAAGGTTGTCGTTTTCACGTGCTCGGGAAAGCTGGTAGAGAATCGAATCGTCTTTGCGGACGTGATCGACTTCGTCGAGGACGAGGAGCGTGATACCGGCGTTGCTGTCGAACTCCTCCCACATCATCGCGTAAACTTCGGCTTTGGAGTATCCCGATTCGCTGATTTGCTGTGTCGGCTCTCGGAGACTATTGACGATTCTGACGGCGACTTGGTAACTGGACTCAAGTCCGTCACAGTTGATGTGGAGCGTGGCGAGGTCGAGGTCGTCGTATTCTTGTGCGTCCTGTTCAAGTGTTCGAAGCATGAACTTCGTCGCGGCTGTTTTCCCAACACCAGCTTTCCCATAGAGGAAGATATTCGATGGTTGGTCGCCCCAGATGACGGGGTTGAGGAGTTGCTGGTATTCTTCGAGTTCGTCATCTCGACCGACAAGTTCGTCGGGCGTGTAATCATCGAGAAGGGCGTCCCGGTTCGTGTAGGGCGTTTTCCCACGTTCAAACCCGATGGAAGTCACATGTAGAGGCTCTCAAAGCAATGGGATAAGCGTATCGAACCACTACTTCCGTAGCTTCCGGAGGTTCCTGAGTTTGGTTTCATTTAAAACGCAGAACACCGTTCTTCCGGAGTTCTCAGAGTCATTCACGGCTACCCACCGTCGAACACTGCATTTCCGGAGTTTCCGGATAAGTCGAACTCCCCGAGCAGACACACACCATTCTTCCGGAGTAATCGCCCAAGAGAGCACGGCGGACGCTATTCTCCAACACCTATATCGTTTAAATAGACTATTATGCCTATAGTACGGATTTAGTTTCTACCATATTAACTTAAAGGTTCGTGTTTCTAGAGCAGAAACTGAACGAGGAGAGGAAGTGTATCTGGAAATAACTCCGGAAGAGCGGTGTGTGTGTTCGAGAGAAGTCGCAGTCAGTAGTCACTTGTTTGCCGAAGCTCACCCAGAAGTCGTTCAGGACAGACTTCGAGGAAGCTGAGCGGGGCTTCAACCTCTATCGCTCCCGGTTCATGGACTGATTCGTCATCAGTTTCGAGTTGGAAATGCGTTGTCCCGAGTTCTGGATGGTCGTCGTCTTTGTGCCAGCCGAGACTCACGACATCGTCCGCCTAATGAACGGCACAATCGGTCTGACTATCCTCTATGCGGGTGGTTCGTGGATGACTCCTCGGGAGGCGACTCCACTCCGAGTGTCGTGAGCGAATTCTTGAGGCTGATTGCGAATTGAATTGCTTCACGCATCTCGATGTTGTACACCCACTCGTCGATGGTTTCGAGGCGCTCATGTCGACCCTCACTATCGAGGTCGTCACGGCCGACGCTCTGGCGGAGTTCTGTGAGTGATTCAACCTCGTAGGTGTCCTTCCACGTATCAATCTCCTCCCCAATTGCGTTGAGTTCCTGTGAGAGTTCGTCGAGCGTGTGTACTTCTGCAAGCGCACGCACCTCATGAAGAAACTGCGTGACGTTATCTGATTTGTAACTCCTCTCTTCGTCCGTTTCGATGACTTCCAGATCATCTTCTTCGACCATCCTCTCAAGATACGTCACGGCAGTATCGCGAGAGACCTCTGCCTCCTTAGCAATCCACTCAGCAGTACGTGATTCTATCCGCGTTAGCGCTACATGGCGGACACGTGCTGTCGTATCCATATTTTCGGGCCATCTCGATGTTTTCGTCGTCATAAGTCATGTGAGAAGTCAATCTGCTTGTTCAGAGCGTTCGACTCTCGGTAGCGCAAAGAATCCCCGTGTAAGAGGCGAAGCAAACGAGTAGATAGTAGACGGAGAGAAACTCGTTACGCACATCTGTATACGTAGGCCAATCAGTGACTTCGACATTCATCCATCGAGGCCCCACTGAACGTCTTCCTCAACTGCTTCGACTTCGCGTTCTGCACGCTTGATTTGGTCTCGACCGACAAGTTCAATTGCGGTGTCTCGGTCAACGTCGCCATCTAAATACTGAGACAGTACGGCGTCTGTCCAGAGAATCTCGACACCACGCTCTATGGCTTCTTCGAGAATTTCGGATTCGGAGATGCCTCGTATCTTAGAAATCTCCTGAACACGCTCGGTGATGGTCTCCGTCATAGTAGAATGTCACTCCGTTTCTTGATAAACGCCATAGCAACTGTGCTAAGATCTAGAAATTGGAGGTTAGTCTGCACTTGCGGGTGTACTCTCTGTATCCCCATCCTCAAGGAAAGGGTAGTCGATGTGTATCTCGATTTTGTCGAAGGGCACGGCTGGCTGGATTGCGCCACCAGGGCCGCCCTCTTTGAGTTCGAGAATTCCGACTACCTCCAAGTGCTTCAAATCGGAATGGACATCGGACACATTCCGGTCAACGAGGCGGGCGGCCTCACGCATGCTCTCGGGTTGTTCGGTCGCAATTGCTTTGATGAGTTCAAGACGGAGTGGCGTGAGGCTGTCGACGAAATCATCGTAGGTGCCGAACTGGAGGACGGCACGCTCATCACTCTCTTCTAGCTCGTCTTCTTTGGCATACTGGATGAAGTTGAGGGTGTTCTCACGAACCTGCGCTCGGTCGCCGACAGTAACGTGAAGCGTGGTCATATTTGATACGGAGTTCACCGCTACTTCGTCCTGCATATCGTCCCACCGCCCATCGATTTCGCGTGACTAGACCAAGCCCTTTCGGGGGATAGGGGATGTCGAAGACGCCGTTGGCGGCAGTAAGGTTTCCTCAGGAGGAGATATATCCATTCAGTTGTCTCGCCACATCCGCGATACGTTCATCAACGAGGGAGGTCATATGGAACTCCACGTCTGCAGCACTATTGAGAGTCGCGAGCGCCCACGGAAGAACGTGACTTCGTTCTCCGAGTGGTTCGCCCTCGTAATCGTCGTCTCGAAGCGTGAGTGACTCCTCGTGGTAGGTCTTCGTGGAGATCAGGACCGTGATGAGTTGCAAGCCGTGGGTCGGAAACCGAGGTGTTCCCAGAATGAGCATCGGGCGACCTTTGTCTGAGAGCGGATCGGTTCCCCAGATGATGTCACCGCGCTCCAGTTCATCGAACGCGGTCACTGCACGTCCTCCATCTCGTCGGTTTTCAACTCCTCAAGATGCTCCTCGCCGTACTGCTCGTCTGCGGTCTGGTGGTGCTGGTGGAGCCGGTAGGCGGCCCGGAGCCGTTCCTCATCGTCAGTAATCGCCCAGTACGGCCGCTTGTGCCGCACGAGACCTCGTTCCTTCAGCCGCGAGAGAATCGCACTCACGGCGTCCGTATCTAACTCAAGTTGCTCGGCAATCGTTGCCGCCTTCCACGCACGGT
This genomic window contains:
- a CDS encoding MarR family transcriptional regulator, with the protein product MSSGTIDIDEFENADDGEFEEQNDTERIVVFLDENDDRAWKAATIAEQLELDTDAVSAILSRLKERGLVRHKRPYWAITDDEERLRAAYRLHQHHQTADEQYGEEHLEELKTDEMEDVQ
- a CDS encoding HVO_A0114 family putative DNA-binding protein — encoded protein: MTTLHVTVGDRAQVRENTLNFIQYAKEDELEESDERAVLQFGTYDDFVDSLTPLRLELIKAIATEQPESMREAARLVDRNVSDVHSDLKHLEVVGILELKEGGPGGAIQPAVPFDKIEIHIDYPFLEDGDTESTPASAD
- a CDS encoding RNA-guided endonuclease InsQ/TnpB family protein, with the translated sequence MQYNYKYRLDPPEALKEELLHHVDTCRQLYNHVLCLLNDADEIPARYEVQGRLPDLKTWWDDLGDVHSKVLQMVVKRVYENLSTLKAQKENGRAVGMLKWKSPREYRSLTYNQSGFKLKNTSGRPVLWLSKIGEIPIHLHRDIPKNATIKQVTVKQEPTGEWYATFGIDVDKETPEKPETPEKVVGIDVGILKYAHGTDGYAIESPDFSDERERLERAQRELSRKEHGSNNWEKQRKTVAQRHADLKRKRRDFLHKLSNYYAREYDLVAVEDLDAAGLVELPGNSRNRAGASWGTFLRMLEYKCEREGTHFVAVDPKDTTKECASCGVKTDKPLWVREHSCPACGFEADRDANAAWNIRSRGLKEVGVVHSDSTPVETALPVDTFVSAKRVVETGSPTLTERTAQAVSD
- a CDS encoding PemK-like protein, which gives rise to MTAFDELERGDIIWGTDPLSDKGRPMLILGTPRFPTHGLQLITVLISTKTYHEESLTLRDDDYEGEPLGERSHVLPWALATLNSAADVEFHMTSLVDERIADVARQLNGYISS
- a CDS encoding Cdc6/Cdc18 family protein; amino-acid sequence: MTSIGFERGKTPYTNRDALLDDYTPDELVGRDDELEEYQQLLNPVIWGDQPSNIFLYGKAGVGKTAATKFMLRTLEQDAQEYDDLDLATLHINCDGLESSYQVAVRIVNSLREPTQQISESGYSKAEVYAMMWEEFDSNAGITLLVLDEVDHVRKDDSILYQLSRARENDNLETARIGVIGISNDMTFRDRLSAKVKSSLCERELSFSDYDATELRQVLEQRREVAFKDESVNDDVIPLCAAYAAQETGDAREALDYLLVAGDLARDANQSTVTVDHVKEAKSTVERQTISKGLADRGEQSQYVAYAVATLDAEGRTPVRTTDVYERYERLVDRTGERVLSTRWVREHLDSLAMLGIISADEINEGAGGGQYKEYELDQAIDVVVDALSDTIDYVGVHESIQQYY
- a CDS encoding DUF7342 family protein, with the translated sequence MDTTARVRHVALTRIESRTAEWIAKEAEVSRDTAVTYLERMVEEDDLEVIETDEERSYKSDNVTQFLHEVRALAEVHTLDELSQELNAIGEEIDTWKDTYEVESLTELRQSVGRDDLDSEGRHERLETIDEWVYNIEMREAIQFAISLKNSLTTLGVESPPEESSTNHPHRG
- a CDS encoding DUF2080 family transposase-associated protein; the encoded protein is MGRFEIEGEEVLDGTAKPSGNSAHVIVPKRWRGADVKVVRVSEPSSDE